In Kordiimonas sp. SCSIO 12610, the following are encoded in one genomic region:
- a CDS encoding VOC family protein: MIDHLSVGVSDIDQATAFYDAVLGALGCERMAKMDGLVAYGRDRIEFLAMLPFDGNASTSGNGVHIAFAASTNEQVDAFHAATLANGGVCDGAPGTRPYPHAEVYAAYVRDPFGNKLEALAGGFMG; this comes from the coding sequence ATGATTGATCATTTAAGTGTGGGTGTTAGCGATATTGATCAGGCGACAGCGTTCTATGATGCTGTACTTGGTGCCCTTGGTTGCGAGCGCATGGCAAAAATGGATGGCCTTGTCGCATATGGTCGCGACCGGATTGAATTTTTAGCAATGTTACCGTTTGATGGAAATGCTAGTACATCTGGCAACGGTGTTCACATTGCCTTTGCGGCCAGTACTAATGAACAGGTTGATGCCTTCCATGCTGCTACCCTTGCAAATGGTGGAGTTTGTGATGGTGCACCAGGCACTCGTCCTTATCCTCATGCAGAGGTTTATGCGGCGTATGTTCGTGATCCATTTGGAAACAAGCTTGAGGCACTGGCCGGCGGCTTTATGGGTTAA
- a CDS encoding YHS domain-containing (seleno)protein — protein sequence MNFLKKIIILGATIFGFASMASADVNTVAVGGYDAVSYHSGSPVRGSGNHTASYKGATYLFASEDNLKAFNKNPAKYAPAYGGYCAYGAAVGKKFVGDPTVWKIVDGTLYLNLNADVSKVWHKDISGNIKKADANWKTIANVAAEDL from the coding sequence ATGAACTTCCTCAAAAAAATTATTATTCTTGGAGCGACGATTTTTGGTTTTGCTTCGATGGCATCTGCAGATGTAAATACTGTTGCTGTTGGTGGATATGACGCTGTTTCATACCATTCAGGTAGCCCGGTTCGTGGGTCCGGCAATCATACAGCGAGCTACAAAGGGGCAACATACCTGTTTGCGAGCGAAGATAACTTAAAAGCCTTCAATAAAAACCCAGCAAAATATGCACCTGCGTATGGTGGATACTGCGCGTACGGAGCGGCTGTAGGGAAGAAATTCGTCGGTGATCCAACAGTTTGGAAAATCGTTGATGGTACTCTTTACCTTAACCTAAATGCGGATGTTTCTAAAGTTTGGCACAAAGACATTTCTGGAAACATCAAGAAGGCAGATGCAAATTGGAAAACAATCGCCAATGTAGCTGCTGAAGACCTCTAA